A part of Rattus rattus isolate New Zealand chromosome 6, Rrattus_CSIRO_v1, whole genome shotgun sequence genomic DNA contains:
- the LOC116904537 gene encoding phosphatidylethanolamine-binding protein 2, whose amino-acid sequence MPADITVWAGPLSLQDVDEQPQHLLRVTYAGAEVSELGQVLTPTQVKNRPSSITWDGLDPGKLYTLILTDPDAPSRKEPIYREWHHFLVVNMKGNDISSGKVLSDYVGSGPPKGTGLHRYVWLVYQQDKPLKCDEPILTNRSGNQRGKFKAAAFRKKYHLGAPVAGTCYQAEWDSYVPKLYKQLSGK is encoded by the coding sequence ATGCCTGCAGACATTACGGTGTGGGCTGGGCCGCTGAGCCTACAGGACGTAGACGAGCAGCCCCAGCACCTACTGCGGGTCACCTACGCCGGGGCGGAGGTGAGTGAGCTGGGCCAAGTGCTGACGCCCACCCAGGTTAAGAACAGACCCAGCAGCATTACATGGGATGGCCTTGACCCGGGGAAACTCTACACCTTGATCCTCACAGACCCAGATGCTCCCAGTAGGAAAGAACCCATTTACAGGGAATGGCACCATTTTCTGGTGGTCAACATGAAAGGCAACGACATCAGCAGCGGCAAGGTCCTCTCGGATTACGTGGGTTCCGGGCCTCCCAAGGGCACTGGCCTCCATCGCTATGTCTGGCTGGTGTACCAGCAGGACAAGCCACTGAAGTGTGACGAACCCATCCTCACCAACCGGTCTGGGAACCAACGTGGGAAATTCAAAGCTGCAGCCTTCCGCAAGAAGTATCATCTGGGAGCCCCGGTGGCCGGCACGTGTTACCAGGCGGAATGGGACAGCTATGTCCCCAAGCTGTACAAACAGCTGTCTGGGAAATAG